One part of the [Synechococcus] sp. NIES-970 genome encodes these proteins:
- the hisH gene encoding imidazole glycerol phosphate synthase, glutamine amidotransferase subunit: MVKIAVVDYDMGNLHSACKALEKAGAVPMVTNQTEEILGADAVLLPGVGAFDPAMRHLRDRHLEAPLHQAIASGKPFLGICLGMQILFESSAEGQEKGLGAIPGRVKRFQPEPGITIPHMGWNPLQLTQPDHPIWQGLPENPYVYFVHSFYVAPTDARVNAATVTHGSQTVTAAIAKDNLVAMQFHPEKSSTLGLKILKNFVHWVQQQ; the protein is encoded by the coding sequence ATGGTAAAAATTGCGGTCGTTGATTATGACATGGGGAATCTCCACTCCGCCTGTAAAGCCCTAGAAAAAGCCGGGGCCGTCCCGATGGTTACCAATCAAACCGAAGAAATTCTTGGGGCCGATGCGGTTTTGCTGCCCGGTGTGGGGGCCTTTGACCCTGCAATGCGCCATCTGCGCGATCGCCACTTAGAAGCACCACTCCATCAGGCGATCGCCAGCGGTAAACCGTTTCTCGGCATTTGTTTGGGGATGCAAATTTTGTTTGAAAGTTCTGCCGAAGGCCAAGAAAAAGGCCTAGGGGCAATTCCTGGCCGAGTCAAACGTTTTCAGCCAGAACCTGGGATCACCATTCCCCACATGGGCTGGAATCCATTACAGTTGACCCAGCCAGACCACCCCATTTGGCAGGGCCTCCCAGAAAATCCCTATGTTTACTTTGTTCATTCGTTCTATGTGGCCCCGACGGATGCCCGGGTGAATGCCGCCACGGTCACCCACGGCAGCCAAACGGTCACAGCGGCGATCGCCAAGGATAATCTTGTGGCGATGCAATTCCACCCCGAAAAATCTTCGACCCTCGGCCTCAAAATCCTCAAAAATTTTGTCCACTGGGTGCAACAACAATAA
- a CDS encoding hypothetical protein (conserved hypothetical protein): MLRRSTVIYLAIALTLASGVWIVAQRQHLRQEAASTAAIAAPLFPFATTEIQAITLNVNGETLIFEQRFAPIAQWWLVEPVEVVANRGAIAFLLNLLTEPQPYEAFLSEATTLGDYGLAPPYATITAQTQGGQQTQLTLGTENFDRTKIYGRLDAQETVLVLPLDFRNGVMRPLSEWRLEAPEN; this comes from the coding sequence ATGTTACGACGGAGTACGGTAATTTACTTAGCGATCGCCTTGACCCTAGCCAGTGGAGTCTGGATTGTGGCCCAACGGCAGCATTTAAGGCAAGAAGCAGCATCCACCGCCGCGATCGCAGCGCCCTTATTCCCTTTTGCTACCACAGAAATTCAAGCCATCACCCTCAATGTGAACGGTGAAACGCTTATTTTTGAGCAACGTTTTGCACCGATCGCCCAGTGGTGGTTGGTCGAACCAGTTGAAGTGGTGGCCAATCGAGGGGCGATCGCCTTTTTACTGAATCTTTTGACAGAGCCCCAACCCTACGAGGCTTTTTTGAGCGAGGCCACGACTTTAGGGGATTACGGTTTAGCCCCACCCTACGCTACAATTACGGCCCAAACCCAAGGCGGACAGCAGACCCAATTGACCTTGGGGACAGAGAATTTTGACCGCACCAAAATTTATGGCCGTTTAGATGCGCAAGAAACAGTGCTTGTTTTGCCCCTAGATTTTCGTAATGGAGTCATGCGGCCATTGTCCGAATGGCGTCTTGAAGCACCAGAGAATTGA
- the aroQ gene encoding 3-dehydroquinate dehydratase, type II, with product MSSLKVLVLHGPNLNLLGLREPEIYGSTTLQDINALLEADAATLDVSLHCFQSNHEGILIDKIQAARENFSGILINPAAYTHTSVALRDAFAAVSLPVVEVHLSNIHQREAFRHHSYIAPIAIGQICGFGAESYRLGLRALVQYLRA from the coding sequence TTGTCTAGCTTAAAAGTTCTAGTGCTGCATGGGCCGAACTTGAACCTGTTGGGTCTACGTGAACCCGAGATTTATGGTTCCACGACTCTCCAAGACATTAACGCGTTGCTTGAAGCCGATGCAGCCACCCTGGATGTCTCTTTACATTGTTTCCAGTCCAACCATGAGGGGATTCTGATTGACAAGATTCAAGCCGCAAGGGAAAACTTTTCTGGCATTCTCATCAATCCTGCCGCCTATACCCACACCAGTGTTGCCCTGCGAGATGCCTTTGCTGCCGTTAGTTTGCCAGTGGTAGAGGTTCACCTGAGTAATATTCATCAACGGGAAGCGTTTCGGCACCATTCGTACATTGCACCAATCGCCATCGGTCAAATCTGTGGCTTTGGGGCTGAAAGTTATCGTTTGGGGCTACGGGCCTTGGTGCAATATCTCCGCGCTTAA
- a CDS encoding hypothetical protein (conserved hypothetical protein), translating to MGYIEKVLEKLREWAGKVIETLLGPAAEPEPELIPIPVHDRQRRRY from the coding sequence ATGGGCTATATCGAAAAAGTACTGGAAAAACTCAGAGAATGGGCGGGTAAAGTCATTGAGACTCTCCTCGGGCCTGCCGCCGAGCCTGAACCCGAGCTCATTCCGATCCCTGTCCATGATCGTCAGCGTCGTCGCTACTAA